From one Chryseobacterium sp. 3008163 genomic stretch:
- the priA gene encoding primosomal protein N', with protein sequence MQYAQIILPLNLKGTFTYKVPAELAFKIENGMRVLVPFGGKKIYTGIVFELHDQAPENFVAKEVISILDEYPIVPSEQISFWNWLSSYYLCNLGEIYRFAFPSSLKLESETYLKLKPNAVIEFENLDVNEMYLIQALEVRQLINLTDIEAFIPKKEIIKTINSLIDLQYIEIDEKVAEKYKAKEVAYVKVKDEVLKNQNLTEILLQLNRAKKQKELFLNIIEKQTEHPDLHIKKSELFEDGYFGSSHFKALADKNLVEEYYLQKYRIESYEGEIEEIEELSEAQKEAKAEIDEAFDEKKNVLIHGVTSSGKTHLYLEKIEECVNEGKNVLFLLPEISLTKQITQRLEKKYGRQLGFYHQKLTDFEKVEVWRRIKNNDIKILIATRNALFLPYQNLGLIIVDEEHDSAYRPREVSPFFNAKDAALVLAGFYDARVILGSATPSVESYYLARKEKLHYIFLNERFGNVKLPEFELINFKEAQDSKKVSGNFSLQLIDEIKKTLDEKNQTIILHNRRGYASVIECETCGYVNYCSNCDVVLTYHKAANEMKCHYCGQRASKPKACPKCHSENLNERGVGVEQIHEEVSKIFPENEVDRMDVDSMRKKFAYEKLYEKIEDRETDIIVGTQMISKGLDFDHIELVAIPKADSMLYVQDFRAEERAYQLITQVSGRAGRVSGNGKILIQTYNPDHSVFQLIKMNNVLKIYKYFLTERQKFHYPPFTKLIMIELKHIKDDKVNRASQFLGSILRKYLPEDCILGPERAQIARLNNLYQFQILLKLPRGKNYEKFKSLVLLSLKEFDEITAYQSIKKDVFVDF encoded by the coding sequence TTGCAGTACGCCCAGATAATTTTACCGCTCAATTTAAAAGGAACCTTTACATACAAAGTTCCGGCAGAACTCGCTTTCAAAATTGAAAACGGAATGCGTGTACTCGTACCGTTTGGCGGGAAAAAAATCTACACCGGAATTGTTTTTGAACTTCATGATCAGGCACCGGAAAATTTCGTCGCTAAAGAAGTCATCAGCATTTTAGATGAATATCCGATTGTTCCGTCTGAGCAAATCAGCTTCTGGAATTGGCTTTCAAGTTATTATCTCTGCAATCTCGGTGAAATTTATCGGTTCGCTTTTCCTTCTTCTCTGAAACTGGAAAGCGAAACGTATTTAAAGCTTAAACCCAATGCAGTCATTGAGTTTGAGAATCTTGATGTCAACGAAATGTACCTCATTCAGGCTTTGGAAGTTCGTCAGCTGATTAATCTGACAGATATTGAAGCATTTATTCCGAAAAAGGAGATCATTAAAACCATCAATTCTCTGATAGATTTACAATATATTGAAATTGATGAAAAAGTTGCCGAAAAATACAAAGCCAAAGAAGTTGCGTACGTAAAAGTGAAAGATGAGGTTTTAAAAAATCAAAATCTGACTGAAATTCTTTTGCAACTTAACAGAGCAAAAAAACAGAAAGAACTTTTCCTGAATATTATAGAAAAGCAAACTGAACATCCCGATTTACACATTAAAAAATCGGAATTGTTTGAGGATGGATATTTTGGGAGTTCACATTTCAAAGCTTTAGCAGATAAAAATTTGGTTGAAGAATATTATCTTCAAAAATATAGAATCGAAAGCTACGAGGGTGAAATTGAAGAAATAGAAGAACTGTCTGAGGCACAAAAAGAAGCAAAGGCAGAAATTGATGAAGCTTTTGATGAAAAGAAAAACGTTCTGATTCATGGTGTCACTTCTTCAGGAAAAACGCATTTGTATTTAGAAAAAATTGAAGAATGTGTCAACGAAGGAAAAAACGTTTTGTTTTTGCTACCCGAAATTTCTTTAACCAAACAAATCACACAACGTTTAGAAAAAAAATACGGTCGTCAATTAGGTTTTTATCACCAAAAACTTACTGATTTTGAAAAAGTTGAGGTTTGGAGAAGAATTAAAAATAACGATATTAAAATTCTCATTGCGACAAGAAACGCTTTATTTCTGCCTTATCAGAATTTAGGGTTGATTATTGTGGATGAAGAGCACGATTCTGCCTATAGACCGAGAGAAGTTTCGCCTTTTTTCAATGCGAAAGATGCCGCTTTGGTTTTGGCAGGTTTTTATGATGCAAGAGTGATTTTGGGCTCGGCAACGCCTTCTGTGGAAAGTTATTATTTAGCCAGAAAAGAAAAATTACACTATATATTTTTAAATGAAAGATTCGGGAATGTAAAATTGCCTGAATTTGAACTGATTAACTTCAAAGAAGCCCAGGATTCCAAAAAGGTTTCCGGAAATTTTTCGTTACAGCTGATTGATGAGATTAAAAAAACTTTAGACGAAAAAAATCAGACCATCATTCTTCATAATCGCCGTGGCTATGCAAGTGTTATAGAATGCGAAACTTGTGGCTACGTCAATTACTGCTCAAACTGTGATGTTGTTCTGACGTATCATAAAGCAGCCAATGAAATGAAATGTCATTATTGCGGTCAGAGAGCTTCAAAACCGAAAGCCTGCCCGAAATGTCATTCTGAAAATCTGAATGAAAGAGGAGTTGGAGTAGAGCAGATTCATGAAGAAGTTTCAAAGATATTCCCCGAAAATGAAGTCGACAGAATGGATGTTGATTCGATGCGGAAAAAATTTGCCTACGAAAAATTATACGAGAAAATTGAAGATCGGGAAACTGATATTATTGTTGGTACTCAAATGATTTCCAAAGGTTTAGATTTTGATCATATCGAATTGGTCGCCATTCCGAAAGCTGATTCTATGTTGTATGTTCAGGATTTCAGAGCTGAAGAACGTGCTTATCAATTGATTACTCAGGTTTCTGGTAGAGCGGGAAGGGTTTCAGGAAACGGGAAAATTTTAATTCAGACTTACAATCCGGATCATTCTGTTTTTCAGTTGATTAAAATGAATAATGTTTTAAAGATTTATAAATATTTTCTTACAGAAAGACAGAAGTTTCATTATCCGCCTTTCACCAAATTAATTATGATTGAGCTGAAACACATTAAAGATGATAAAGTCAATCGTGCGTCTCAGTTTTTAGGTTCAATTTTAAGAAAATATCTTCCCGAAGATTGTATTCTCGGTCCGGAACGAGCTCAGATTGCGAGATTGAATAATTTGTATCAGTTTCAGATTTTATTGAAGCTTCCAAGAGGGAAAAACTATGAAAAATTTAAAAGTCTGGTTTTATTAAGTCTGAAAGAATTTGATGAAATCACTGCATATCAAAGCATTAAAAAAGATGTATTTGTAGATTTTTAA
- a CDS encoding AEC family transporter, whose protein sequence is MVNFVLIGVCILAGMILKETKSIHPDAHKGINTWILYLALPAVSFKYLPKVQWSLEMLFPIAATFLTAVFAFVFMKIYCKTKGYSERSRSTLELVSGYSNTSFIGFPLISAFYGESLLSIAIICDQTMFFSLSTLGIITAIRGGGKSGEVSAKFIFKRLITFPPLVGCIAALVLSPFIDFTFAEPLFDKLAATLSPLALFSVGLQLKFNGWKKLIPQMSASMFYKLILAPTISLGLVFLFEITGNIAKITIFESAMPTVVTSSIIAEQFRLNTKLTNLTIGFSIILGFFTTAVWYQIIEFIF, encoded by the coding sequence ATGGTAAATTTTGTTTTAATTGGCGTTTGCATTCTTGCGGGAATGATCCTCAAAGAAACAAAATCCATCCATCCCGATGCACACAAAGGTATCAATACCTGGATTCTCTATCTCGCATTACCTGCAGTTTCTTTCAAATATTTGCCGAAAGTTCAGTGGTCTTTGGAAATGCTTTTTCCCATTGCCGCAACATTTCTGACTGCCGTTTTTGCTTTCGTCTTTATGAAGATTTATTGTAAAACGAAAGGATATTCCGAAAGATCACGAAGCACATTAGAATTAGTCAGCGGTTACAGCAATACATCTTTCATTGGTTTTCCATTAATTAGTGCATTTTACGGTGAAAGTCTTTTAAGTATTGCGATTATCTGTGATCAGACGATGTTTTTTTCGCTTTCCACTTTAGGAATTATTACGGCAATAAGAGGCGGCGGAAAATCAGGCGAAGTGAGTGCGAAATTTATTTTTAAAAGATTAATCACCTTTCCACCGCTCGTAGGCTGTATTGCTGCATTGGTTTTGTCGCCATTTATCGATTTCACTTTTGCAGAACCGCTTTTCGATAAATTGGCAGCAACTTTAAGTCCGCTCGCCCTATTTTCTGTCGGATTACAATTAAAATTCAACGGCTGGAAAAAATTGATTCCTCAGATGTCAGCGTCGATGTTTTACAAGTTAATTCTGGCTCCTACAATCAGTCTTGGATTGGTATTTTTGTTCGAAATAACGGGAAATATTGCCAAAATCACCATTTTTGAATCCGCAATGCCGACGGTTGTGACTTCCAGCATTATTGCCGAACAGTTCAGGCTCAACACCAAGCTCACCAATCTCACCATCGGGTTCAGCATTATTCTCGGTTTTTTCACAACGGCGGTTTGGTATCAGATTATTGAATTTATTTTTTAA
- a CDS encoding beta-mannosidase translates to MNKTILFSIFFIQIFINAQFSERDLSLEKWQFKNVKEQKWLTATVPGTVHLDLMNHQLIPDPYKDENEKKVQWVENEDWDYQMVFKVSYKELENQNADLVFHGLDTFSEIFLNGKLLKKTDNMFRTWKIPVKNNLKVGNNTLQIKFKSSVNVGKDLARKVPFTMPETPRSFVRKAQYQFGWDWGPRLVTAGIWKDVKLNFWNHAKFENVKIEQKSLTKQKADLIIHAEIFAEKDGKYSFTTDKTNYDIVLKKGLNKISVPFKIENPHFWQPNGWGKAMTYVLKFSLKKDAQIIDKKDETIGLRTIELIQEKDEKGKIFYFKVNGNPMYARGTNWIPSDSFTPRITKEKYKKLIKDCKDANMNMIRVWGGGIYEDEEFYKACDENGILVWQDFMFAGSFYPSDEDFLNNVKEEVKGQVNRLQNHPSIALWCGNNEIDEAIVNWGYQKQFKYSKEDSLQVWKDYKKVFHEVIPNALKENVTPEKNTYWPSSPSIGWGHKESLTEGDSHYWGVWWGEFPFEIYNEKVPRFASEYGFQGMPSLETVKSMFSGNPDLGLENPVIKAHEKNARGFHIINEYMKRDYVVPKDFVKYNYVSQLLQARGMQIAIEAHRRAKPYNMGTLYWQLNDCWPVISWSSIDYLGNWKALHYQVKRSFENQVILTEEMDGFLNFYAINDELKKFEDIKVEIQVVDFNGKILNDLTTVQNGKTLDGIAKIDHIEIKNLIKYSNKNEVFLKLILKDINKKIIAENLHFFAKPKDLKLTRPNITIKKISPIEIEISTDVLAKDVYLMGDTHFSDNFFDLLPKTSKKIYLSKPLEKVEVMSLWNMVNE, encoded by the coding sequence ATGAACAAAACTATACTTTTTTCTATATTTTTCATTCAAATATTCATTAACGCCCAATTTTCAGAGCGAGATCTTTCGTTAGAAAAATGGCAGTTCAAAAATGTAAAAGAACAAAAATGGCTCACGGCCACCGTGCCGGGGACGGTTCATTTGGATTTGATGAATCATCAACTTATTCCTGATCCTTACAAAGATGAAAACGAGAAAAAAGTGCAGTGGGTTGAGAATGAAGACTGGGATTATCAGATGGTTTTTAAAGTTTCTTATAAAGAATTAGAAAATCAAAATGCGGATTTGGTTTTTCATGGATTGGATACTTTTTCTGAAATTTTTTTAAACGGAAAACTGCTGAAGAAAACAGACAACATGTTCAGAACATGGAAAATTCCGGTGAAAAATAATTTGAAAGTTGGAAATAATACGTTGCAGATTAAATTTAAATCTTCAGTCAATGTTGGAAAAGATTTAGCCAGAAAAGTTCCGTTCACAATGCCGGAAACGCCACGAAGTTTTGTCAGAAAAGCGCAATATCAGTTTGGTTGGGATTGGGGCCCAAGATTGGTTACTGCCGGAATCTGGAAAGATGTCAAACTGAATTTTTGGAATCATGCGAAATTTGAGAATGTAAAAATAGAGCAGAAATCTTTAACAAAGCAAAAAGCTGATTTAATTATTCACGCAGAAATTTTTGCAGAGAAAGATGGCAAATATAGTTTTACAACAGATAAAACAAATTATGATATTGTTCTGAAAAAAGGTTTAAATAAGATTTCAGTTCCATTTAAAATTGAAAATCCACATTTTTGGCAACCGAACGGATGGGGAAAAGCAATGACTTATGTATTAAAATTTTCACTGAAAAAGGATGCTCAAATTATTGATAAAAAAGATGAAACAATTGGTCTCAGAACCATCGAATTAATTCAGGAAAAAGACGAAAAAGGAAAAATTTTCTATTTTAAAGTCAATGGAAATCCGATGTATGCAAGAGGAACAAACTGGATTCCGTCTGACAGTTTTACGCCAAGAATTACCAAAGAAAAATACAAAAAACTCATCAAAGACTGCAAAGATGCCAACATGAACATGATTCGGGTTTGGGGTGGCGGAATTTACGAAGATGAAGAATTTTACAAAGCCTGCGACGAAAACGGAATTCTCGTGTGGCAGGATTTTATGTTTGCCGGAAGTTTTTATCCGTCAGACGAAGATTTTTTAAATAACGTAAAAGAAGAAGTCAAAGGTCAGGTCAACAGACTTCAAAATCATCCGTCGATTGCGTTGTGGTGTGGAAATAACGAAATCGATGAGGCGATTGTAAATTGGGGATATCAGAAACAATTCAAATATTCAAAAGAAGATTCTCTGCAGGTCTGGAAAGATTATAAAAAGGTTTTCCACGAGGTCATTCCGAATGCTTTGAAAGAAAATGTAACCCCAGAAAAAAATACTTACTGGCCAAGTTCGCCTTCGATCGGATGGGGTCACAAAGAAAGTTTAACTGAAGGCGATTCTCATTATTGGGGCGTTTGGTGGGGCGAATTTCCGTTTGAAATTTATAACGAAAAAGTTCCAAGATTTGCATCAGAATATGGTTTTCAGGGAATGCCAAGTTTAGAAACTGTGAAATCAATGTTTTCGGGAAATCCGGATTTAGGTTTAGAAAATCCGGTCATCAAAGCGCATGAAAAGAACGCCCGAGGTTTTCATATCATTAATGAGTATATGAAGCGTGACTACGTGGTTCCGAAAGATTTTGTGAAATACAATTACGTTTCTCAACTGCTTCAGGCTCGTGGAATGCAGATTGCCATTGAGGCGCACCGCCGTGCAAAACCGTACAACATGGGAACTTTGTATTGGCAGCTTAATGATTGCTGGCCAGTAATTTCGTGGTCGTCGATTGATTATCTGGGTAATTGGAAGGCTTTGCATTATCAGGTGAAAAGAAGTTTTGAAAACCAAGTAATTTTAACGGAAGAAATGGACGGTTTTTTGAACTTTTATGCCATTAATGATGAATTAAAAAAGTTTGAAGATATAAAAGTAGAAATTCAGGTTGTTGATTTTAACGGAAAAATTCTAAATGATTTAACTACGGTTCAGAATGGGAAAACATTGGATGGAATTGCAAAGATTGATCATATAGAAATTAAAAATTTAATTAAATATTCCAATAAAAATGAAGTATTTTTAAAATTGATTTTAAAAGATATCAATAAAAAAATCATTGCAGAAAATCTTCATTTCTTCGCAAAACCAAAAGATTTAAAACTTACAAGACCCAACATTACAATCAAGAAAATCTCACCAATAGAAATCGAAATTTCCACCGATGTTCTAGCGAAAGATGTTTATTTAATGGGTGACACCCATTTTAGCGACAACTTTTTTGATTTGCTTCCAAAAACTTCGAAGAAAATCTACCTTTCAAAACCTTTAGAAAAAGTTGAGGTGATGAGTTTGTGGAATATGGTGAATGAATAA
- a CDS encoding GxxExxY protein, whose product MTENELSYKIIGAALEVHKTLGVGLLESAYEVALAYELRELGFEVKSQVVLSLKYKSEVIDNAYRVDLIVEDKVIIEVKSVLEINPISYSQILTYLKLTNIKLGLLINFNTPLIKDGIHRIVNKL is encoded by the coding sequence ATGACAGAAAACGAATTATCCTATAAAATTATTGGTGCTGCACTGGAAGTGCATAAAACTTTGGGAGTTGGTTTGCTTGAAAGCGCTTATGAAGTTGCTTTAGCTTACGAGTTAAGAGAACTTGGTTTTGAGGTCAAAAGTCAGGTGGTACTTTCCCTAAAATATAAAAGTGAGGTAATCGACAATGCTTACAGAGTTGATTTGATTGTAGAAGATAAGGTGATTATAGAAGTTAAATCTGTATTAGAAATTAATCCCATTTCCTATTCGCAGATTTTGACTTATTTAAAATTAACAAACATAAAACTCGGACTTCTCATTAACTTTAATACACCTTTAATCAAGGACGGAATCCATAGAATTGTAAATAAACTGTAA
- a CDS encoding copper homeostasis protein CutC, producing the protein MFLEIATFDITSAEIALNSVADRIEFCADINSGGITPDLEELRYLKEKYSKPIHVMIRPIGGGFLYSDSEFNQMQESIIEFSKANADGFVFGILDENQEIDVEKNRLLVDLANGKPCIFHRAIDRTKNIFESAEKLIELGFKEILTSGGENSAMEGKGNLKKLIENCGDDIKILIGGGVRSNNISELKNVTGGKYFHSSAVLSYESFANAEEIKKLKVNL; encoded by the coding sequence ATGTTCCTAGAAATTGCCACATTTGATATCACTTCCGCTGAAATTGCATTGAATTCCGTTGCCGACCGTATTGAATTTTGCGCAGACATCAATTCAGGAGGAATTACACCCGACCTTGAAGAATTGAGATATTTAAAAGAAAAATATTCCAAACCGATTCATGTGATGATCCGTCCAATTGGAGGCGGTTTTTTGTATTCAGATTCAGAATTTAATCAGATGCAGGAAAGTATCATTGAATTTTCAAAGGCAAATGCAGATGGTTTTGTTTTCGGAATTTTAGATGAAAATCAGGAAATTGATGTTGAAAAAAACAGGTTGTTGGTTGATTTGGCCAACGGAAAACCATGCATTTTTCACAGAGCCATCGACCGAACCAAAAATATTTTTGAATCTGCAGAAAAACTGATTGAATTGGGCTTTAAAGAAATTCTCACTTCCGGTGGAGAAAATTCTGCGATGGAAGGAAAGGGAAATTTAAAAAAACTTATTGAAAATTGTGGCGATGATATTAAAATCTTAATAGGTGGCGGAGTCCGTTCGAATAATATTTCAGAGTTGAAAAATGTGACGGGTGGGAAATATTTTCATTCTTCGGCAGTGTTGTCTTATGAGTCATTTGCGAATGCTGAAGAGATTAAAAAATTGAAGGTTAATTTGTGA
- a CDS encoding isoaspartyl peptidase/L-asparaginase family protein, whose protein sequence is MNSRRKFLKTTGILSSALLLNPLDLIAKNVPDNENSVVNKPIVLSTWDFGLKANEEAWKILGKGGRALDAVEKGVRLVENDPNERSVGYGGRPDRDGRVTLDACIMDENYNIGSVACLENIKNPISVARMVMEKTPHVMLVGDGAFQFAVSQGFKKENILTADSEKEWKEWLKDSNYKPIVNIENHDTIGMIALDAQGNLSGACTTSGMAFKMHGRVGDSPIIGAGLFVDNEVGAATATGHGEEVIRTVGTHLVVELMRQGRNPQQACKEAVERIVKITERRNKNLKDIQVGFIAINKKGEYGSYCIQDGFNFAVYDRKGNRLEKPEFALK, encoded by the coding sequence ATGAATTCAAGAAGAAAATTTTTAAAAACCACAGGAATATTATCATCCGCATTGTTATTGAATCCATTGGATTTGATTGCTAAAAATGTTCCAGACAACGAAAACTCAGTGGTGAATAAACCGATTGTTCTTTCAACCTGGGATTTTGGTTTAAAAGCGAACGAAGAGGCGTGGAAGATATTAGGAAAAGGCGGAAGAGCATTGGATGCTGTTGAAAAAGGTGTTCGTTTGGTTGAAAATGATCCGAATGAGAGAAGCGTTGGTTACGGTGGTCGTCCCGACAGAGACGGAAGAGTGACGTTGGATGCTTGTATAATGGATGAAAATTACAACATTGGTTCGGTTGCGTGTCTTGAAAATATTAAAAATCCAATTTCGGTAGCGAGAATGGTGATGGAAAAAACACCGCATGTGATGTTGGTCGGTGACGGAGCGTTTCAGTTTGCCGTTTCCCAAGGTTTTAAAAAAGAAAATATCCTTACAGCAGATTCCGAAAAAGAGTGGAAAGAATGGCTGAAGGACAGCAACTATAAACCCATCGTCAATATAGAAAATCACGACACGATTGGAATGATCGCTTTGGATGCTCAAGGAAATCTTTCCGGAGCGTGCACTACGAGCGGAATGGCTTTCAAAATGCACGGCAGAGTAGGTGATTCCCCAATTATCGGTGCAGGTTTGTTCGTTGATAACGAAGTCGGAGCGGCGACGGCGACTGGTCATGGCGAAGAAGTGATCAGAACGGTGGGAACTCATCTTGTGGTGGAATTAATGCGACAAGGAAGAAACCCTCAGCAAGCCTGTAAAGAAGCGGTTGAAAGAATCGTGAAAATTACTGAGCGAAGAAATAAAAATCTAAAAGATATTCAGGTTGGCTTTATTGCCATCAATAAAAAAGGGGAATATGGTTCGTACTGCATTCAGGACGGATTTAATTTTGCGGTTTATGACCGAAAAGGAAACCGTCTTGAGAAGCCTGAATTTGCTTTGAAATAA
- a CDS encoding family 20 glycosylhydrolase encodes MLRILLVFSLLISTCFFSQNKLNLIPYPQNLKINKGASVIPEKILVREAKNDSLQFEVKIFNTFLKTDATHFLVSNHGVPKYSFVELEKVNSSEIKDDGYFLEINDKKILIKYSSKKGKFYAFQTLIQLINQFSDKKEIPNLKINDSPKFAWRGMHLDVCRHFFTVEEVKQYIDYLAIYKLNTFHWHLTDDQGWRIEIKKYPKLTQIGSKRKESMIGAYVDDTYDGKPYGPYFYTQEQIKEVVKYAQDRHITVVPEIEMPGHALAALSAYPQLACTKGPFEVATKWGVFDDVFCPKDETFTFLENVLDEVIALFPSQYIHIGGDECPKTRWKECAHCQELIKKHNLKDEHGLQSYFIQRIEKYVNLKGRKIIGWDEILEGGLAPNAAVMSWTGIKGGIEAAKTNHFAVMTPGAYCYFDHYQGDPQTEPNAFGGFTPLDKVYSYNPIPAELNAEQSKFILGVQANLWTEYILDFKQVQYMIFPRLFALSEVGWGTSNPEKYKEFENRVVQHFKILDKMNINYAKSIYNISGKVIPNNTGVSYELSTSQNPNGIKYTIDGSEPKSNSATYQNAIPVSKAMTIKSAYFENGELKSAISSQNFTTSKTTGKKIILEHQPSENYSFGGAFTLVDAIIGNVKQLGKTWLGFQGKDVVATIDLGEKTNFSEVYFNTLDNKGSWIHLAKSATVSISNDGKNFKTIKETGKEDILSTKGKIILKVGNQNAQFIKIKIENAGIIPAGNPGADSKAWLFVDEIGAQ; translated from the coding sequence ATGCTGCGTATTCTTTTGGTCTTTTCTTTACTCATTTCAACGTGTTTTTTCTCTCAGAATAAATTAAATTTAATTCCTTATCCGCAAAATTTAAAAATTAATAAAGGAGCAAGTGTAATTCCTGAAAAAATTCTTGTTCGGGAGGCAAAAAATGATTCTCTTCAGTTTGAAGTTAAGATTTTTAATACATTTTTAAAAACTGATGCGACTCACTTCTTAGTTTCAAATCATGGAGTACCAAAATATAGTTTTGTAGAATTAGAAAAGGTAAATTCTTCAGAAATTAAAGATGATGGATATTTTTTAGAAATTAACGATAAGAAGATTTTAATTAAATATTCAAGTAAAAAAGGAAAGTTCTATGCGTTTCAAACTTTGATTCAATTAATTAATCAGTTTTCAGATAAAAAGGAAATTCCAAATTTAAAGATAAATGATTCTCCAAAATTCGCATGGCGAGGAATGCACCTTGATGTTTGCCGTCATTTCTTCACTGTCGAAGAAGTAAAACAATACATCGATTATTTGGCAATATACAAACTCAATACATTTCACTGGCATTTAACCGACGATCAGGGCTGGAGAATTGAGATTAAAAAATATCCGAAACTTACACAAATTGGTTCAAAACGAAAAGAATCCATGATTGGTGCTTATGTCGATGATACTTATGACGGAAAACCTTACGGACCGTATTTTTATACCCAAGAGCAAATCAAAGAAGTTGTAAAATACGCTCAGGATAGACATATCACGGTCGTTCCGGAGATTGAAATGCCTGGTCATGCTTTGGCTGCACTTTCTGCTTATCCTCAATTGGCGTGTACGAAAGGGCCTTTCGAGGTGGCGACAAAATGGGGAGTTTTCGATGATGTTTTCTGTCCAAAAGACGAAACGTTTACGTTTTTAGAAAATGTTTTGGATGAGGTCATTGCACTTTTTCCTTCGCAATACATTCACATCGGTGGTGACGAATGTCCGAAAACAAGATGGAAAGAATGTGCACATTGTCAGGAATTAATTAAAAAACATAATCTGAAAGACGAGCACGGTTTACAAAGTTATTTCATTCAGAGAATTGAAAAGTATGTCAACTTAAAAGGTCGAAAAATCATCGGCTGGGACGAGATTTTGGAAGGTGGATTAGCTCCAAATGCCGCAGTAATGAGTTGGACTGGCATTAAAGGTGGAATCGAAGCTGCAAAAACCAATCATTTTGCCGTAATGACGCCGGGTGCATATTGTTATTTTGACCATTATCAGGGCGATCCGCAGACCGAACCGAATGCGTTTGGAGGTTTCACACCTTTGGATAAAGTCTATTCGTATAATCCTATTCCAGCTGAATTGAACGCAGAGCAGTCAAAATTTATTTTGGGAGTTCAGGCGAATTTATGGACGGAATATATTCTGGATTTCAAACAAGTTCAATACATGATCTTCCCAAGATTATTTGCTCTGTCTGAGGTCGGTTGGGGAACTTCAAACCCTGAAAAATACAAAGAATTTGAAAACAGAGTTGTGCAGCATTTTAAGATTTTAGATAAAATGAACATCAACTATGCGAAAAGTATCTACAATATTTCAGGCAAGGTAATTCCTAATAACACTGGTGTTTCTTACGAACTTTCAACTTCTCAAAATCCCAACGGAATTAAATATACAATTGACGGAAGCGAACCAAAATCAAATTCGGCAACCTATCAGAATGCAATTCCTGTTTCAAAAGCGATGACGATAAAGTCTGCTTATTTTGAAAATGGAGAATTGAAAAGTGCAATATCTTCTCAAAATTTTACCACCTCAAAAACGACTGGAAAAAAAATCATCTTGGAACATCAGCCGAGCGAAAATTATTCTTTCGGCGGCGCATTTACTTTAGTTGATGCAATTATAGGAAATGTAAAACAGTTAGGAAAAACGTGGCTGGGTTTTCAGGGAAAAGATGTTGTCGCAACCATTGATTTAGGCGAAAAAACTAATTTTTCAGAAGTTTATTTTAATACATTGGACAATAAAGGAAGCTGGATTCATCTGGCAAAATCAGCGACTGTTTCCATTTCGAATGACGGAAAAAATTTTAAAACCATCAAAGAAACCGGAAAAGAAGATATTCTTTCAACAAAAGGAAAAATTATTCTTAAAGTTGGAAATCAGAATGCCCAATTTATTAAAATTAAAATAGAAAACGCAGGAATTATTCCTGCAGGAAACCCTGGTGCAGACTCAAAAGCGTGGCTTTTTGTAGATGAAATCGGAGCACAATAA